In the genome of Methylothermaceae bacteria B42, the window CACGAGCAGTCACGATTGTTCTTGAAAATGGCTCAAAACGAGGGCTGGCTAATCTGGAAGCCGTGCTTTTCTAAAAGTTTGATAATACCCTCTTTCCCTACCATGTGTGCCGCGCCGACGGTGACAAAATAGGTTTTTCCGTCTTCCAATTGGAGCAATTTGTTGGTCATATTATGATTGCGGCGGGCGAAAACGGCTTGATAAAGTGGTTCCATGGCCGGGTCGGGAAAGGCTTTGCGGGTGAGCCGGTCCATTAAGTCGGTATCGCCGGTTTGCCAGGCTTCCATCAATTGTTGAAAGTCTCCGTTATATTGAAATTGATCCATTAGCTGCTGAAATAACAGCTCTCGGGGCAAAGTAGCTATTTGCCGGAGCAAGACTTGCTGGGATGCCAGGGTTTCCAGGGGAATTACCGGTTTATTATCTTGGCTTGCAAGCTGCAGAAAGTGACGGTCAATGCCCAGTTCCGGGCGGTAGCCTGCTTGCTGCAGGAATTTTTGCGTTAGGAGCATTGAGATGAGCCAAGGGTTCTGTCCTTTCAGTATTTCAAAGGGGATGCCTGCTTTTTTGGCAAAGCCTTGCAATGCGGTTTCAATTTGCGGAGGTAATGGCGGGTTTTGATGTTGTGAATTGTTCGCCGTTAAAGTTTGAGCCATGGATAATGCAGACTGCATCGGTGCATTACGAATATCGACTTCCACCACAACGGCGTCCGCTTTGCGGTAAGCTTGCATGATAGGGTCAGGCAAGGGATACAGGTCAGCCTTACCAAAATGAATCGAGCCCAGCAAATACAAGATTTTGTCTTGCTTGACCGCTCTCCAGAAAAAACGCCGGGAAGCGTTTTTATTCGATGTTTGGAGAACAGCACCAACTTTCGATTCGCAAGCTTTGTACTGATAGGAAACGCGACCGTCCGGATCTTTACAGCGAAAAATTGCGGCGTTCAAAGGTTGAACCAGCAGGAAAACGGTCAAAAGAGTAAAGATATATCGGGCAGTCATAGGCTAATAGGTAAATAGACTCTGAGGAAGGTGCTTAATAATAAGGATAGTCTATCAAAATCGGGAAAAAGGGCCGTGTCGCCGCAAATTTCTCAATATCTCCTATACTTTTGTTAAGTTGTAATTTTTGCTTGAGGTGATGAATGACCGACAAAAGGAGGGAGCCCAGGTTTCCGGTTTTAGTGCCACTGCGTGTATTGGACACAGGTACCGGCGAACCTATTGGTGAATTGGCCAATCTTTCCCGTCATGGAATGATGTTATTGAGTCGGTATATGATTCAACCCAATCAGATCCTGCAGGTTGAAATTGCCCTTCCGAGTAAAGGAGATTTGCCAGAAAGAATCAATTTGGGGATTGAAAGCCTTTGGTTTGAGGAAGATGACGAGGGGGATCAGTACTGGATTGGCTTTCAAATCATCGACCTGGCACCAGACAACACCCAACTGCTGGAAACTTTAATTGCAGAGTTTTGCTAGCTCGGGGCGGGCGTTAATTCAAGAATCACCGAATATCTTCCTTTACATTTTCCGTCAATCCACTTAGGACGTATCCCAAAAGCCGATTATTGGGAGAGAGATTTAATCCGGCTTGCTCAGCAAGTTGTGGATTTTCTGCAAAGTCCTTTCTACAAACGGTTTCTTTTCCAGTTTTAAAATTCTTGTTTGGCCGTCGAGAATTTCCTGGGCCAGCTTCTTCAATGGCCGGACAGCAACCTGGATACCTGCCTGGTTGACGAAAATATAGTATGAGGTTTTGGGGCTGAACCAGGATAGCTTGGCCCGGATGGTATGGCCGGTCTTGGGGATGTCAAACTCAAACCAGGTGCCCAGTTTTATTTTCTGCAGTTGTTGCAGGATATCCTCGAGCTCCATGGGAGGCGGGGTTTTTGCTTTTTTCTGGCCAGGCAATTCTTCTGGATCGATATCCTGGAGCAGGGGATATTGTTCGGGCGTGATTTCCGGCTCAGGCAGCGGGGTTTTTTCAAGGGCGGTTTCCAGCATTTTGTGGTGAACCGCAGCCAGCTCTTTCAAAAGTTGCTCGGTCGTATTTTCCGGATCGCCGAGAAGACCCAAGCCATCCCGGATGTCCTGTTCCAGCGCTGGGATTTTTTTTCTAAATATCTGCTGTTCTTCTGGCGTGTCTTTGGGTTGCACACTCCAGATGATATCTTCGGTAATCTTCAGATGCTGTTGCCAGATGTCGCTATCGGTACCCTTGCGCAAATAGAGCAGTACCAATAAATTGGCCCAAGGGCCAAAGAGCAGTTTTTCCGCCGCTTTGGGAAGATTTCTACCTTTGACAATTTTGACCAGATGGCGGGCTACCGTTTGCCGGGCTTCCCGGAGCCGCTCCTGGCCCTTGGCTTTTTCTATGGAGCGTTTTTCCGCCATACGCGCGCGCTGGTGGAAGCTGCGCATGAATTCATCAAACTCTTCCAGAACCTCGGAAAATAGCTCTACGTTGTCGTCAAAGTCCACCAGAATCCGATTGACCACATCGCGCATTCTTGAAAAAACCACTTGCTCGTTTTTATCTGTGGCATTGCACAGCGCGCCGGCTTGGGTCAAAGAATTTAACAAGCGGCGAGCTGGGTGGCGGCGTTTGAAGAAAAACTTCCGGTCCAGCAAAGCCACCTTGAGATACGGTGTGTGCAAGTGACTCAACAAAGCTTTGACAGAATCGGGCAGGTTGCCGTCATTGAGTACCAACTCAAATAGCATGCCCACCAACTCTATGACATCAGCGTCAGTATGACTGATATTGTGATGCTTGATAAGTTCTGCAAGTTGATCGAGTTGGTGAGTAAACTCTTCCTTGATCTGTTCCAGGGAATAAGTGGCAATATTGGCAGGCACCGTCGTTGTCTGGGAGCCGCCGGCTTGAGTCGATGCGTTAAGCGAGGAAATCAGCTCCTTTAGATTGCTCGATGGTGTCGTGCTGACTGGCTCGTTGGTACTTACGCCACGGCGCTGTCTGAGCAATTGACTGATATTTTCAAAGACTTTATGTTCCTGGGCTTCTTCCCGGGTTTCAGGTTCCGTGGTTTCATCTTGCGGAGGTGGCGGGGAAGGGGAAGCGGTTTTATTGAGATTTTTTAAAGCCTCGGCCAATTCATCTTTGGTTTTGGTATCCGCTTCAGGTGTTTCCTCAACTGCTTCTGGTGCCTCTTCAAGATCGGCTTCACTGTTATCCACCTTGGGCGGGGCATAGATCGGAGAGTCTTCTAAATTCGGGAGAATGCCCGCTTCAATTAAAGTCCGATTGTAATCTTGATAGATTGCGTCTGCTTGACGGAGAACATATTTATCAAAAATTTCGATTAAACCGATTTTGACGCCAGCATCAATTGGGATTTCCAGTATAGATAATGCGACGCGATAAGCATTGCATACGTGTTGCGGCCCACCCGGAAGTAGTTCGCTCCGCTCGCCGGGTTTAGACCCTCCGTTGATGACGGCCAGCCGGTGATTGAGGGTATAAATGTATTCGCTGTAATTGACGTAAGCGTTGTTGGCGACGGTGTCGAAGGCCAGTTCGATTTCAAAAGATTCTTTTTCAATCAGCGCCAGCTTACTACGCTTGGGTGAGCTTTCTTCCTCTTTCTTTTGGTTTTCCGTGTATTGATTATGCCCTAGCGTGAAGCGCTCAAACCCCGCTACTAATTCGTTATAAAAGTGCTGCCCCATCGCCTCGTTTTTGTCAGCAATTTCCTGCTTGACATCCAGGCAATGGGTTTGAAAAACATTGCTTTCCGCATGTTCCGCAAGCTGGGTCAGCTCTTCATCCATGGCTTCCAACATGCCGTTGAACAGTTCGGAAAACTCATTGACTACTTTTTCCCGGCAAGTGTGAAGTAAATCAACATATCGAGGAAGAACACCGGGATAACTGGAAGGTTGTGACTGCATGCAAAATTCCTGTTAGCACTTGAATAGCAGCTGGGGTTGGCTGAATTTGTAAAGCAAAGCTGTTGAATACTAGATACGAGTTGTGAAGACTTATTAAATAAGAAGATTATAGCTCATGCAGGCAACAAAATTCAGAGGTTGTCTTTGAACAAACGTAAAGGATAGACGTATGTATTTACTGAATGATAGTGCATTAATTTTTAAGTATAGCACCAGCCTAGAAGGCCATAGCAACTAGACGGAGAAGTATTTTTACAAAGTCACCATTGCTTTTGCACTTTTTAAAAATCAATTGAATAGGGAATTTAAAAAGATTTGCTAAATTTCTCCCTTTGTATGCAGCGTCTTGATTTTATTGGCAGCTTCCTTGCGTAAGGTGCGGCGGATCTGGGCGGCACGGTGGCGTCTTTTTTCCAGGTCGGTTTCCAGTTCCAGAGGGGGAACAGGAATGGAGCGCCCCTGTTCGTCCTTGGCCACCATCGTGAAGTAGCAAGATGTGGTATGACGTTTGCTGCGGGAAGTGATATCTTCTGCAATAACCTTAATACCCACTTCCATGGATGTGCGTCCGGTATAATTGATATGGGCCTTGAAAGTCACCAGTTCTCCCACATGAATGGGTTCTTTGAAGAACACCATGTCCAGTGCGGCAGTCACCACATAGCTGCCGCAGTAGCGTGCGGCGCAGGCGTAAGCGACTTGATCGAGCAATTTCAGCAATGCGCCCCCGTGGACCTTGCCGGCAAAATTGGCCATGTCTGGCGTCATCAAAACTGTCATGTGCAAGCTTTTTTCTTGATTGGGCATAACAAATTCAGGAGTCAGTGATGAGTTATCGTTTCATCCGCTTTTTTGCAGAGTTGAGTATAGATGATGTGCCACTGGTAGGGGGGAAGAATGCTTCCTTGGGTGAAATGTACCGGCAGTTAACCCCTAAAGGCGTCAAAGTTCCCAATGGCTTTGCGATTACCGCCGAAGCTTATCGGTATGCCTTGGAAAAAGCTGGCGCCTGGGAAGCTTTGCATCAGGCATTGGATGGCCTTGATCCCACCAATGTGGAAGACTTGAAACGGCGAGGACGCCGGGCGCGGCAGATTGTGTATGAGGCCGGTTTGCCCGAGGAGTTGCGGGAAGAAATTCTTGCCGCTTACGCTGAGCTGGAGAAAGAATTCGGACCGGAATTGAGCGTGGCCGTGCGTTCCTCTGCCACCGCGGAAGATTTGCCTACCGCCAGCTTTGCCGGCCAGCAAGAGACTTTTCTCAATATCCGTGGCGGGGAGGCGCTTCTGGATGCAGTGCGCCGCTGTTTTGCCAGTCTGTTTACGGACCGCGCCATTCATTACCGGATCGACCAGGGATTCGATCACTTCAAAGTCGCTTTGTCCGTGGGCGTACAAAAAATGGTGCGTTCCGATCTTGCCGCCAGCGGGGTGATGTTTTCCCTGGATACAGAAACCGGCTTCCGGGATGTGGTGTTTATCACGGGCAGTTATGGTTTGGGGGAAAATGTGGTGCAGGGAGCAGTGGACCCGGATGAGTTTTATGTCTTCAAGCCCACTTTCAAGCAAGGTTACAGGGCGGTGCTGCGGCGGCGGTTAGGGTCGAAAAAGATCAAGATGATCTATGCCGAAGGGGGGCGCAATACCACTCGCAATGTGCCCACGCCCAAGGCGGACCAAGAGCGTTTTTGTATTAGTGACGACGATGTATTTGTCCTGGCGGACTATACCATCATTGTGGAGGATCACTATGGCCGGCCCATGGATCTGGAATGGGCGAAGGATGGCATTGATGGACAGATATATTTGGTCCAGGCCCGCCCGGAAACCGTCGCTTCCCAGAAACGGGCCCAGATTCTGGAAGAATATCGCTTGACTGGGACCGGTAAAGTATTGATTGAAGGCCGCGCCGTGGGGACCAAAATCGCTACGGGCAAGGTGCATGTCATCGAGGATGTCTCTCAACTCCATCAATTTCGTCCCGGCGAGGTTTTGGTGGCCGATACCACCACGCCGGATTGGGAACCGGTGATGAAAACCGCCGCCGCCATTGTCACCAACCGGGGCGGGCGGACTTGTCATGCGGCCATCGTTGCGAGGGAATTGGGCATTCCCGCCGTGGTGGGGACTGGCAATGTCACCGAGGTGCTGACAACCGGTCAATTGGTGACGGTTTCCTGCGCCGAGGGGGATGTGGGCCGGGTCTATGAAGGCGAGGTGCCATTTGAAGTCATCACCACGGATTTGTCCCAATTGCCCCGGCCGGATACGGAAATCATGATCAACCTGGGCAATCCCGACTTGGCGTTCCAAACTTCGTTTCTACCCAACGACGGCGTGGGTCTGGCGCGGATGGAATTTATCATCAACGAATATATCAAGGTCCATCCCATGGCCTTGGTACATCCCCACCGCGTCAAGGACGAAACAGAGCTCAAAATGATCGCCAAACTCACTCGCGGCTATGACGATCCGGAAGAATTTTTCGTCCGCACTTTGGCGGAAGGGGTGGGGACCATTGCCGCGGCTTTTTATCCCAAGCCGGTAGTGGTTCGGATGTCTGATTTCAAAACCAATGAATACGCCTCGCTTGTGGGGGGGCGCTGGTTCGAGCCGGAAGAAGCCAATCCCATGCTAGGCTTCCGTGGTGCTGCCCGTTATGCCCATCCCGCCTACGAGGAAGGCTTTGCCCTGGAATGCCAAGCCATGAAGCGGGTCCGGGAAATGATGGGGCTTACCAATGTGATTTTGATGCTGCCGTTCGTCCGCCGGGTGGAGGAAGCCAAGCGGGTGTTGTCGAAAATGGCGGAACTGGGACTGAAGCGGGGGGAAAAGGATCTGAAAATCTACTGCATGTGCGAAATCCCCAACAATGTCGTGTTGATTGACGACTTTGCCCAGCACTTTGATGGCTTTTCTATCGGCTCTAACGATTTAACCCAGTTGACGTTGGGGGTGGACCGGGATTCCGAACTGGTGGCGTTCGATTATGATGAACGTGACCCCGGGGTAAAGGCCATGATTATGCTGGCGATTGAAGGTTGCCGCCGCAATCAGGTGCATTCTGGATTATGCGGCCAAGCGCCGTCGGACTACCCGGAAATGGCGGAATATCTCGTGGAGTGTGGAATCGATTCCATCAGTTTGAATCCAGATACCCTGCTGCAAACCACCCGTTTAATTCTCGAAGTGGAAAAGCGGTTGGGCCGGAGGCCGAGAATCCAATGACCCCGATTTCACTCCCCCCCATCACTACTTTGACGCTGAATCCTGCGGTGGATGTGACCTATGAAATCGACCACTTGGTCAAAAACCAAAAGGTTCATTCCAAAACCAGCCGTTTCGATCCAGGTGGCAATGGCATCAACATCGGCCGGGCGCTCAAGCGGCTCCAAGTGCCAGCCAAGAACTTTTGCATACTGGCCGGTGAAACCGGGCAGTTCCTGGAACGCTTGCTGGCCCGGCATGTGGAAGATTTTGTGTATGTGCGGGTTGCCGGGGAGACCCGTATCAACGGCACGATTATCGAGCTGGACAGCCAATCTCAATATGAAGTCAGCGGTATAGGCCCGCCGCTTGTGTCCGACGACTTACAACGCTTGTCACAGCAGTTCGTTGAAACTACCGCCGATGGTTATGGGGTTGTGACCGGCTCGATTCCCCAAGGGGTGCCGGAAGACATCTATGCCTTGCTGATTCATCAAATCCGCGCGGCTGGCGGACGGCCGATACTTGATGCCCATCGTGGGCTATTACGCAAAGGGATAGAAGCGAAACCGTTTCTGGTCAAGCCCAATCGATATGAACTGGAACAGCTGACCGGCAAATCACTGGAAAACATCGAGACGGTGGTGGCGGAAGCGCGCAGGCTGCACGCCGAGGGTATCGACTATGTCTGTGTTTCCCTGGGTAGGGAGGGCGCGGTTTTGGTGGGGGATGACATTGCCCTACACGCGCTTCCCCCAAGCGTTCCGGTGCGCTCCAGCGTGGGAGCAGGCGATTCCATGGTGGCTGGGTTGGTGGCGGGATTTGCCCAAGGTTTACCCGTAGAAGAGACACTGCGCTTGGCAGTGGCCTGCAGTGCTGGTACGGTAAAGCATCCGGGGACGGAATTATTTTTTGCAGAAGAATTGGCGGCGTTGAAATCAGAAATTCACATCCGGACGCTAGACATCCTGTTTGAATAGATTTGCAGGTACAAAAACGATGTCTAGAACCTCAGGGCGCTTATGAATTATTTTTCAGAATGTCGGCCAAGATTGCCCGTTGCCTCTGAGGATGGGGAAAGCCCATTGTCGTTGACTTGTGCGGACGATAATCCCCAAAAACGTCTCCTGTTGGGTTATCCCATTAACTTCAATCCCCCGCCGAAGGCTTTTTTCAGATGGCGCGAACACCTGTGGAACAAGGGGGTCGGAAGATTTGCCTGGAATAATGGGGGCAATCCCTATCAGCCGGCGCCAGTTTCCTATAATAGCCACGAATTTGAGCGGGAATTGATAGAGCGATTTGGCAAAATTTACCGGTTCCCCGCAGGTCGGCTATGGGGATTTTTATCCAACAGCGGCACCGACAGCAACATGCAAGGCATGTATATGGGGCGGACGCTGCTCAAGGGCAGGACGGGACGTTTGCCCAAGTGTTATTTCACCCGCGAAGCGCATTATTCGATTCAAATTCTAACGGATCAATTAGGTCTGGAACGCGTGTTTGTCGATACCTTGCCTGACGCCAGCCTGGACCCCCAAGACCTGGCCCGGAAAATTGCCGCGCATCGCAAAGACCCTGTGTTGGTGGTGGCAACGGTAGGCACTACTTTCAAGGGCGGCATCGACAGGATTGAGGCGATTCAAGCGGTGGTGCGGGAGTATCCCGCCTATGTCCACGTAGATGCCGCATTGTTTGGAGGTTATTTGCCGCATACCCTCTTTGCCCCGGCCATCCACTATTCCGAAGGCAGTGGTTGCAGGCCCCGTTATGATTCCCTGGCGGTTTCCTGTCATAAATTCTTCGGTTTTCACTCGCCGGCCGGGTTATTCATTACCACCCAAGCGACATTCGATGAATTTAATGCGCTTTTCAGCCGCATCCACAGTCCCGAATATATCGGTCATGTGCCCGGTACCATTGCCTGCTCGCGGGATGCGGTAAAACCGGCAGAGTTTTTTTATTACGCCAGTCCCGAAGATTTTGCGCGTCAAGCTGAAGATGTCAAAGCCATGCTGGATAATACCCAGTATTTTCTAAAGGCGTTGCAAGCTCACTTCACCCATCTCTTGCCCAGACGGGTTTGCGAGGCTTCCAATATTATTTTTTTCAAGCAACCCGCCCCGTGGATAGTCAAAAAATATTCCCTGGCGACCATGAAGCTGGAGGGCGTGGATTTTGCCCATGTGGTAGTCATGCCCCATGTCACGCAATCTGTCATAGACGAATTTTTATCGGATTTGGAGCGTTCCCATGGCTGATTTCGACGCCAGGCGAATCGGAGTATTAGAAAAGGCCGAACATTATATTTACATGACGGCGGGTTATATCCTGGTCGTTGCTGCGGCGGGACTGCTGGCAATGGCAGTAGTAGAAATGGTAAAGCTGCTTCTCGACGGCCACTTTACCGAAGCAATCGTTCAACTTCTGGATCGGGTCCTCCTCGCATTGATGTTGGCAGAGATTATATATACCTTGGGTCAAATTGCCCGGACCCAGAAATTACAGGTGGCGCCCTTCCTTATTGTGGGTATTATTGCCGCCATTCGCCGCATGCTGATTATTACTGCCGAAAGTGCCGGTAATGTCGATCTTACCGATCCGGGGTTTCAGGCCATTTTGGTGGAACTGGGCCTGCTTGCCGTGATTATTTTCCTGCTCACCGGCGCCATGCGTTTAATGCATGGGTGTGAAGATTGAATTCAAACCAAACTATAGCGTTGTTTCAGATTTATTGGATAGTGGGGTAATGGCTTCTCGGCACAGGATTCTGGTGATTGATGACGATCCCCATATCGGTGCCTTGCTGCAGGATTATCTGGGCCGTTATGACTTTCAGGTAACCCACGTCGCCCGTGGCCACGAAGGGGTTGAATGCCTGCAAAAAGAACTCATGCATTTGGTTGTGCTGGATATACGCCTGCCGGATGAAGACGGTTTCGCATTGCTCAAAAGCATACGGCAACGATGGGACATACCGGTCATTATGTTGACGGGGTTGCAGGAAGAAACTGACCGTGTCGTAGGGTTGGAGCTGGGGGCGGATGATTATCTCACCAAGCCCTTCAGCCCCCGTGAACTCCTGGCGCGAATCCGGGCAGTGCTACGGAGAAGTGGCAAGCCAGTCCGGTCGCGAGGGCGGATTTATCATTTCGAAAGTCACCGTTTGGATGTAGACAAAAGGACTGTCACCTTGGCTGACGGCAAAACCTTGAAACTGACCGCCAGCGAATTCCGTTTGTTGAAGATATTTCTCGACTCTCCGGGCAGGTTGTTTGACCGGGAAACCCTGCTTGAGCTTTGCCATCCTTATGGTGAAGAAGTTTATGATCGAAGTATCGATGTTCAGATCCTCCGCCTGCGGCGTAAATTAGAGCAGGATCCAGCCCATCCTCAATTGATTGTGACCGAGCGGGGAGCCGGTTATCGTTTTGCCGCTGACGTAGAAAAAGTGGAGGCCAGTCACCCCCAATGATTCAATGCTTTCCTGGCGCCAGCGGTACGCCCCGGCGTTCCCAGGTGATATAAGCTTCCAGAGCGATCATCTCGTCACTATCCAGGGGCAATGGTTTGCCTTGCAGCGGGTTTTTCAGACACCAGTTGATCATCTCCCGCAAGGTAGCGACCTTGCCCAGTTGCTTTTGGAATTTGGGATAACTTTCTGGGTGGGTGTTGGCGCCATTGGGGTGGCATTGGTCACAGGAAACCTTGTTACTGCCCAAGGTGGCGTGGAATAATTTTTCGCCTTTTTCCATCACCTTCATATACTCAGCCCGCCAGCGTTTGAGATCTTCTTCCGTGAATTCATCGCCATACGCTGTGGGCGCTAGGATCAAGACAGTCAAAACCGGTAACCAGCATTTGAGAGATGTCATTTTAGGGCCTCCTTCAATAGTGAAATTGGGGTGGAATGCGTTTATCCGGGTCTTGATATTTCAGGTCTACCGGGTGCTCTAGCTTAAAGTCGAATGCCACGGTACGGTTTTCGTTCATCCACAGTTGGTAATGGTTGGTGATGGCGCCGCTGTCCATGTCGAGAATATCCCAGCCGGTGCCGTCCCTTTCATGAAATGGATCGGCGCGGTTCATGAACACTGTCAACTTGGGAACCTGATTGGGTTTTTGCACATAACTGACCGGATAGGGCCAGGGCCAGGCGGTGGCCATCATGGCGTAAAAAGTGATATTGCCAATTTGGTTATAGAGTACCTGGTGAACGTGGCCGTGGAGAACGGTAACCCGCTGGAAACGCTGCAGCAGTTTTTGCACTTTTTCC includes:
- a CDS encoding cytochrome C — translated: MTSLKCWLPVLTVLILAPTAYGDEFTEEDLKRWRAEYMKVMEKGEKLFHATLGSNKVSCDQCHPNGANTHPESYPKFQKQLGKVATLREMINWCLKNPLQGKPLPLDSDEMIALEAYITWERRGVPLAPGKH
- a CDS encoding histidine decarboxylase, producing MTCADDNPQKRLLLGYPINFNPPPKAFFRWREHLWNKGVGRFAWNNGGNPYQPAPVSYNSHEFERELIERFGKIYRFPAGRLWGFLSNSGTDSNMQGMYMGRTLLKGRTGRLPKCYFTREAHYSIQILTDQLGLERVFVDTLPDASLDPQDLARKIAAHRKDPVLVVATVGTTFKGGIDRIEAIQAVVREYPAYVHVDAALFGGYLPHTLFAPAIHYSEGSGCRPRYDSLAVSCHKFFGFHSPAGLFITTQATFDEFNALFSRIHSPEYIGHVPGTIACSRDAVKPAEFFYYASPEDFARQAEDVKAMLDNTQYFLKALQAHFTHLLPRRVCEASNIIFFKQPAPWIVKKYSLATMKLEGVDFAHVVVMPHVTQSVIDEFLSDLERSHG
- a CDS encoding acyl-CoA thioesterase; translated protein: MPNQEKSLHMTVLMTPDMANFAGKVHGGALLKLLDQVAYACAARYCGSYVVTAALDMVFFKEPIHVGELVTFKAHINYTGRTSMEVGIKVIAEDITSRSKRHTTSCYFTMVAKDEQGRSIPVPPLELETDLEKRRHRAAQIRRTLRKEAANKIKTLHTKGEI
- a CDS encoding phosphoenolpyruvate synthase (catalyzes the formation of phosphoenolpyruvate from pyruvate) — protein: MSYRFIRFFAELSIDDVPLVGGKNASLGEMYRQLTPKGVKVPNGFAITAEAYRYALEKAGAWEALHQALDGLDPTNVEDLKRRGRRARQIVYEAGLPEELREEILAAYAELEKEFGPELSVAVRSSATAEDLPTASFAGQQETFLNIRGGEALLDAVRRCFASLFTDRAIHYRIDQGFDHFKVALSVGVQKMVRSDLAASGVMFSLDTETGFRDVVFITGSYGLGENVVQGAVDPDEFYVFKPTFKQGYRAVLRRRLGSKKIKMIYAEGGRNTTRNVPTPKADQERFCISDDDVFVLADYTIIVEDHYGRPMDLEWAKDGIDGQIYLVQARPETVASQKRAQILEEYRLTGTGKVLIEGRAVGTKIATGKVHVIEDVSQLHQFRPGEVLVADTTTPDWEPVMKTAAAIVTNRGGRTCHAAIVARELGIPAVVGTGNVTEVLTTGQLVTVSCAEGDVGRVYEGEVPFEVITTDLSQLPRPDTEIMINLGNPDLAFQTSFLPNDGVGLARMEFIINEYIKVHPMALVHPHRVKDETELKMIAKLTRGYDDPEEFFVRTLAEGVGTIAAAFYPKPVVVRMSDFKTNEYASLVGGRWFEPEEANPMLGFRGAARYAHPAYEEGFALECQAMKRVREMMGLTNVILMLPFVRRVEEAKRVLSKMAELGLKRGEKDLKIYCMCEIPNNVVLIDDFAQHFDGFSIGSNDLTQLTLGVDRDSELVAFDYDERDPGVKAMIMLAIEGCRRNQVHSGLCGQAPSDYPEMAEYLVECGIDSISLNPDTLLQTTRLILEVEKRLGRRPRIQ